From the Nostoc sp. PCC 7107 genome, the window AGTTGGTGTTGAATGGGCAGTTACGTTAAAACGCCAAAGTCGAGACTGGGTTCCTGTACCAGATTTACTTTATGTTTCATACTCTCGCCTCACTAGGGATGTCATTGAAGATGAAGCTTGTCCCATACCGCCAGACTTAGCAATAGAAATTATCTCGCCTGACCAAACTTTTGGTGAAATGAGTGCAAAAGCAACAGATTATCTGGAAGCAGGTGTTTTGAGAGTTTGGGTTGTGGATGCAAAAGCTAAAACCGTTACTGTTTTTTATCCTGATGCACACCCACAAACAAAAGCTGGTGAAGATAGTTTAGAAGATTCTTTATTTGAAGCCCTACAAATTACACCCGCACAAATTTTTCAACAAGCGGGAATACCATAAATATTTTCAAGTTTAATATTGGGAAATTTGTCACTATGTCCAGTATTATATCGAGATACTTCAATCAGATGAATTCTCAGATAAAACTTTCTTTTTGATTAAACGGTGAAGCAGACGGCAAGGCCAAATACAAGCTCCACAAATACTTACAGAGGAAATAGCCGCCAAAACACGCCACTTTTCCTCAAGTTGATTAGCCGATTCTGATGGCTGGGATTGCATATCTTTGGTTATTTCTGGCAATGAATGAGATAGCTGACTGGCTGTACTTATCCCTTCAATCGCCGCGCCAATTAGATAAGCTACAAGCGCAATACCGAGCCAGTGACTCATCATATTTGATTGGTAAACTTTTGTATTACTTTTAATATTAGTGATTATCTGTCCCAAACGATAATCTGCCTTCAGCAGTGTCTCGAATTAGAGGCAGTTTAGATTGTATATAAGCATTAAGGTGGCTATCTCCCTGTATATCGTCTTCCTGGTGGGTATTTAATTGCTGGAAAAGCAGTTGTACTAAAGCCACATCATCAAATTGGAGCAAGGTGCTGACATTAGTAGACTCTATTACAGCCCACAGCTGTTGCATCATTTTAGTGGTGATCATGAGCCTCTAACCTCTTAAGCTTTTCTTTATATTTGCACAGTTTCTTTGTTTGTGCGTAATTTGTGTCTAAAAATTAATCAATCGACAAAAGTGTACTAAAATCAAGATATTAGCTGCTCGAAGAGTCAACAAAAGTTCCTGGCTCAAGAATTAAGACTTATATAGTTAATTCATAACTGTGGGTGATTTTCGACTAAAACTCCCTCTGCATCAGGATTATAGAGTTTATTGAAACAATATTTACACATAGCCTTCTTTGTAGAGGATGTTATGATTAGATGGGCGAGAATTATTTTCGGCTATGTGATCGACTACACTTAGCATTTTTTCTGTTTATTTAGTTAAAACTGCAATTTTTTTATAAAATTGTTAGATTGTGACAATAACTAAACATCAGAATCTCTGAAAAGGGATAGTGCCACAAGAGTAAATTGGTTTGATCACAAGACTATCTAATACGTATCTTGCTCTTGGGCATTAGTTACATAACTTAGCATAGTCTATTTATATATAGCAATGCCCTGATAAAAGATAAAAAATGGTGAATGTGTGGCAATAGTAAAATATAAACAAACAGGCAAATATCTTCCACCTCATATACTTATTTTAGGGATGTGTTTTGTGCCTGGAGAAACTGAAATTAGCAGTGAACAGCTAACGGAAATTCGGGATTTTATTAAGAATGATAAATTACTTCAGCATTATTTGAAGCAGAAAATTCTCATTATTCAGGATTGAATATTTCACTTTAAATTGAGCGCGATAAAAATGACAAACATGTCTCCTAAATCCAAACCTCTGCACACTGGTGATTTGGGAGACAATGTATGTCATTGAGTTTAATCTCTATTGTGTGTGAGGTAAGAACCTATTTTGCCAATAAATTATCAAGAT encodes:
- a CDS encoding Uma2 family endonuclease, whose amino-acid sequence is MTQIKSQLTLKEFLALPEGDITYELVNGEAKPKMAPKRFHSRLTLALTQLLTPWAKNRGEVGVEWAVTLKRQSRDWVPVPDLLYVSYSRLTRDVIEDEACPIPPDLAIEIISPDQTFGEMSAKATDYLEAGVLRVWVVDAKAKTVTVFYPDAHPQTKAGEDSLEDSLFEALQITPAQIFQQAGIP